CagcaaaaaagtcatgtgCGGAGATTTTGGCATAGGCGCAATGGAAGAACCCaaagaaattgttgaaaatttgaagcGTATTCTGAAACATAAGTCGCAGGAATATGTAATACCATCTGCCATTTTTAGTTTGGGGATACTCATTACAATCTTGGGAGTGATTTTACCCCGTCACTATTTAAATTGATTTGCGACAATCACATTGGATCATAAACATTTAGTTTCAATAAAAAGCATTTGACGTATTTTTGAACCGTCATATCATAAACCGTCATATCATAAACCGTCGCATCAACTTATCACTTATTGCGATGAACCCATTTGTTGTTAGAAAGGCAAAGCGAGAAACACGATGCAGTAATTCTGTTCAACTTCCCTTTCTATCTTACTTACCTTTTCACTAATTTTCCAACTTTAATGGCCATCTTGTTAATGGCTAGGAATCTGAAGACAAGTATGAAGTTCTTAAGGATCTGCTTCTCCCAAAAATTCGagatcaaatgatttttgtgTAACAGTGGCTTAAATGCCTAAGCAAGTTTCGAGAGAAATCCCGCAACAAATTTTGGCTGTTTTCTAGCTCAGAAAAGCATATATAGCAATCAGATTTCATTGCTTATGATATGATTCTAGCTCAAATGTCTGTTTTTTATTTGGTGAGCAGTAGACTTATTTTTTCGAAGATCCGCCAGCACTGAAAAAACAAAACGTTGTGCGATCTATTTCCCGCCTATTCAACGGGCTTAAGCACTCCTGAAGGTCCATAATGAGTAAATATTCCACTGAAGGTTGGGGTTTAACATTAGGAAAAGTATTAAGACAAAGAAAGACGGAAATTTAACATTAATGTATATACGGTTTTGCTATCCCAGACAAGCCCTTTACaagcaaaatataatttaTGTTTTCTAAAAGGATATTTCAATGCCCAAGCTTAGTTTGCTTGGAAAGAACTCCGAATATATATGCTTTCGCGTTGATGATATTTAATAATTGAGTGGTCTGATGTATCCAAGGCGGCACAATTCCCCAGCGGATGTTAGTTCTGATCTCGCCTTTGGAAGACATTCTCATAAAGGGGGAAATGTGGTGCAGTGATTAGAGAAGTTTTCGTTGAGAGGTCgctggtttgattctcctccctgacctttctcatggagaCTTCTGTTCCATAATTTAGCTAAAATTAAGAGACATATCGaagcctttgacaattggaaGTTGTATTGCTTGCTAAAAATCCTgatttctttatgattttatTACGGTGATTGAAAGAGATACCCTGGTCGATTGCACTGGCTTTTAtttcctcaaattgcctttaaaaTGTCCATTGGTATTAAGGTTTAGGGAGTGCCAGatctgtctttttttcaaatatcgttgaaaaatgcctattgaaaaaatgtctaTTGCCGGGTGCTTTTGGTGGTGGCATGTAGCACAATTGTAAACAAGACAATTTTAGGAAGAGATGAAATGGTCTTCCATATCTAAGTCAACTAGAAATGAGTAGAACTACGGAACTATGGCACCAGGTTTGAAAAGTTTATGGGTTCCACAAGTTGATGATTGCTACGCTTTGAATCCATGTCTTTTTTACAGTATAATCAACACTagacttttatttatttttttcgaaatacCGAAAAAGTGCCCTTTTCCGTTTCGGTTTTTCGGTTTTgtcttttcgaaaaaaattgaaagtgttatGAGTAGCACTATGGTGGGAGGGTTGAGCCTCGCAGGGCCAGCGAAGAAGGCTAtaacaatctttttttctgataGTGAGTTTAAAAGTTTGTGttagattggttctccgtctgtggatGTCTAGAAGTTTTCTTTGGAGAAAGAACGGGGAGAAGAATCAAACCCTCTCTGATACTATGTAGAAAATTGCTCTAACAACTCATCTGGTCCTCAAATAAAAACTTTTCANTTTGGAGAAAGAACGGGGAGAAGAATCAAACCCTCTCTGATACTATGTAGAAAATTGCTCTAACAACTCATCTGGTCCTCAAATAAAAACTTTTCATGCCTAAAGCGCtgttaaaatattttgtgaaaagaaaatgataattaTTATGTGAATGCAAATCATGATACACTCCATGATGTGCGCTCTCAAAAGCCGAAACAAAGAAGGTTTTTGAAACgcgttttctttttaatttccaaTATACATTAAGTTAAACTattaatgaaaattcaagaaaatatcACTCCTCAGAAATGCACTGGTTGTCTACAGTCGTCGAGAACAACACAAATCTGCAAGAGTTTATCCAATTTCTTTAGAATTCAACCAAATGTTAAATGAGTAtaattttgatgttttggaaaaatattctctaaaatttacattttaagaGTCTTTTAAGTGATTTTATATGGAATTTCTTGTTACTTTGAAGGGATGCTTGAAGGAGAAAATTATCCATTACTTTTGTAATTTGGAAATTCTGTAATAATTTTCTGAGCATTTGAGTTGAGATATCATTTTGGATCTAAAACGGATGAAAATTGATCCTCCTCATGTACCTCAAGAGTGACATAATAGATCGAACCCTAAGTTCTCTTCAACTGGTAACTAAGCGTTGCTCCTAACTTatatcaaaaagtttttgaaatttctagCCTTTAACATTTTCGGGCGTTTGAGTTTTTAAACTGAGGTAAAAGCACATAAAGCAATGAACGTAGGAATGAGCCATTTGCCAATACTTTAGCCGATACGTAGAAATTGAAGGCTGACGTTTTATGCACTAAACGTACTCTTTGACTTTGACCTCAAACCTGTATTTTATTATGAAAAATGGACCTTTCCATcacattgaatatttttcgTGTGAAATATTGTACTTTAAGTGTAGACAGTTGTAAGCAATTCAACTAACTCTATGTTTGACGTGTGGCATGATTCAAATACTCATTATTTTTGGACGAATAACAACAAATCATGTTTCAAGAAGGTCGATTTTTATCTGGTGATTGCTCTATTTGCTCACTAGCTTTCCTTAAACGTTCTTCTGAGCTTCCTTCCACTGGCTCGACGGTGAGATCACGTACCTAAGTAGCCACTTTTATCGCCTCATTCGTTTGGGATGATTGGAAATATGTCCTTTAGGAAAGCAGTCATCAGTGTTCTCGTCGTCGCTTTTTTGCCGTTTCCttccaaacactttttcagcttcttgtAAGACCTCAGACATTTTTAGGGCCACGCTCATTGCCTCTTGCATCGTTAAAACTAGCGGAGGGGATAAACCAATGATACTTCGATGAAATCCCGACAGCTCAACCACCACTTGCCTCtcgaacattttttgtcggacGAATTGAGCCGCCACCGTATTAGGTTCCCTTGAATCTGAGTGAACGAGATCGAGGGCGAGAGACAAACCTTGGCCTCGAACTTGACCTACGAAATCAAAACGCTCGGAAAATTGAGAGAGCTTCAATAGCAAGTACTTTCCAACTTTGCGAACGTTTTCCAGGACTTTGGTCTCGTCCAATTGCTCCAAGACGGAAAGAGCTATAGCACAGCTAATGGGATCGCCTAGAAAGTTGTAGTAGGAGACGATGGACGTGatctttttggcaatttcctTGCTGGTAACAACTGCAGCCAATGGATGGCCATTAGCTAGGCCTTTGCCAATTGTGACGATATCAGGGATGACATCGTATTTTTGAAACCCCCAAGTGAAATCACCTGTTCGACCCAAGCCAGAGTAGGTCTCGTCGGAAATTAAGATCCCTTGGTGAGATTGAACGCATCGATAGACCTCAGTTAGGTAGCGATCGGGCAATGAAATGTGCCCGGCTTGATGAATGATGGGTTCACAAATGAAGGCACCCACTTTTCGGCTCTCAGAGACAATGTTGTGGCAAACCTCTTTGACATCGCCTGAATACATCCAACCAATGTCATCCACGGGAAATTCCCCTTCCCGAATCTTGCCGCGATACGAATCTGGAATGGGCACGGTATTGAGCACTCTGCATTTGCCAAAGTGAGGGGATCGGTCCCGAGATATCTTGAGGCAGGTCGAGGTCTTTCCATGGTCGGCTTTTTCCAGACAAATCACCTCCTCTGAGCCCGTGTAACACGCTGCCATGGTCAAGGCCAGGTCATTGGCCTCGGAATACGAATTGACGAAGAAACAAGCCGTCAAGGGGGCAGGGAGGAGCGACACTAGTCGGCGTGTTAGCTCAGCCGTATTGGTGTGCAGGAGGCCCACATTGCTACTCAAGGTCTGTTGATTGGTGGTTTCCATGATCTTCAAGTTGGCGTGGCCCAAGAGAACATCCTTACTCACGCAGTCAATGTATTGCACACCGGAAGTGGACTGAATGACACAACCTTTGCCGCTGCCAAACGAAGCCTTTCGAATGTCAACGGATCTGAGTCCGGGTGATCGTGGCGATTCATGGGAAGTCGACGCTTTAATGGTGGTTGGACTGGGCGAGGGGGGAATCACGAAACTGGGATCCTCTTCCACGTTCACGACATTGACTGAGCAGTGGCCACTGATCGGTGTGGTTGAGTCCATTGGTtctgaaaaagcaaaaacaaaacccTTCATACTACAAACTACAAAGATAAGTTTCTTtaataaatgaaatataaagTTCCAGGTTCCTAACCCTTCAatagatttcaaattgaaatacgtCTTAGAAACTGCACTTGggttaattttcaattgaatgttAGATTTAAAgacacatttttcaatcatgttgAACCAACATTACCTGGGAGCATGATACGATTTTAATATATTGAATAAACTAAAGTTGCCGAACTATGGCAGGCGGGCGTATTCAATTGTAGGATGTAACGTTTTTTCTTGAGCAAACCACTGATCTCTTTGTCCTTACAGTCTCTGCTAGGACTGAAGAATTGGAAGTGATCCAGTCACAGATAAAATTCGGTTGAGAGACGCTCTGGAATATTAATCGTCTCGTCAAAGCCACCTCTTTGCAGGTTGTAACGGGCGGATAGATAAATTGGTAGGAACCATTGGAAGGGGAAATACGTACTTCACACATTGAATGCCGCctcattttttgctctctcaAATAAATCACGAATGACGAAGACCGCCGTTCCCGTCGACTCCGAGAGAATAAATGGTAACCCATCATCAGAGCAACAATTCCATCCCCTCAGTTTCGTGGACTAGAATGTAACACTTTTGTTAAGAATGCATTTAAAAGACATTTTATACTTGTTTATTTGAATATATCTTTTGAAGTGAACTAAATCATACAATTGAAAAGCTATTgcag
This DNA window, taken from Tigriopus californicus strain San Diego chromosome 9, Tcal_SD_v2.1, whole genome shotgun sequence, encodes the following:
- the LOC131887154 gene encoding ethanolamine-phosphate phospho-lyase-like isoform X1, with the translated sequence MGSPAVQEPMDSTTPISGHCSVNVVNVEEDPSFVIPPSPSPTTIKASTSHESPRSPGLRSVDIRKASFGSGKGCVIQSTSGVQYIDCVSKDVLLGHANLKIMETTNQQTLSSNVGLLHTNTAELTRRLVSLLPAPLTACFFVNSYSEANDLALTMAACYTGSEEVICLEKADHGKTSTCLKISRDRSPHFGKCRVLNTVPIPDSYRGKIREGEFPVDDIGWMYSGDVKEVCHNIVSESRKVGAFICEPIIHQAGHISLPDRYLTEVYRCVQSHQGILISDETYSGLGRTGDFTWGFQKYDVIPDIVTIGKGLANGHPLAAVVTSKEIAKKITSIVSYYNFLGDPISCAIALSVLEQLDETKVLENVRKVGKYLLLKLSQFSERFDFVGQVRGQGLSLALDLVHSDSREPNTVAAQFVRQKMFERQVVVELSGFHRSIIGLSPPLVLTMQEAMSVALKMSEVLQEAEKVFGRKRQKSDDENTDDCFPKGHISNHPKRMRR
- the LOC131887154 gene encoding ethanolamine-phosphate phospho-lyase-like isoform X2, which produces MLPEPMDSTTPISGHCSVNVVNVEEDPSFVIPPSPSPTTIKASTSHESPRSPGLRSVDIRKASFGSGKGCVIQSTSGVQYIDCVSKDVLLGHANLKIMETTNQQTLSSNVGLLHTNTAELTRRLVSLLPAPLTACFFVNSYSEANDLALTMAACYTGSEEVICLEKADHGKTSTCLKISRDRSPHFGKCRVLNTVPIPDSYRGKIREGEFPVDDIGWMYSGDVKEVCHNIVSESRKVGAFICEPIIHQAGHISLPDRYLTEVYRCVQSHQGILISDETYSGLGRTGDFTWGFQKYDVIPDIVTIGKGLANGHPLAAVVTSKEIAKKITSIVSYYNFLGDPISCAIALSVLEQLDETKVLENVRKVGKYLLLKLSQFSERFDFVGQVRGQGLSLALDLVHSDSREPNTVAAQFVRQKMFERQVVVELSGFHRSIIGLSPPLVLTMQEAMSVALKMSEVLQEAEKVFGRKRQKSDDENTDDCFPKGHISNHPKRMRR